The DNA segment TGATCGCTTGTTTTTGTAGAACCGAGTGTTTTAAGAATGTCTGTTGTTGGTTCAAGCTCAATGACCCACTGCTCTTCTTTTTTCTTATGCTTTTGTTCGTATGTAATGGAGGGAGTATAATCTGCTACAGCTGCCGACTTAATCGTTACATCTGCTGTCTTAAATGCTTTAGTTGTTACTTGGAACATCTCTTCTGCCGAGTTAACCTTTATAAGATTTACACCAACTATTGGCTCAAGGGAAGTCGGACCGGACACTAATGTCACATCGGCCCCTTGTTCCATAGCCGTTTCTGCTATGGCATAGCCCATTTTCCCAGAAGAATAATTAGTGAAATACCTAACTGGATCAAGCTGCTCCTGTGTCGGGCCTGCCGTAATTAATACCTTTTTTCCAGACCAGTACGAATCCTTTTCAACAAAAAAAGCTTTTAATGATTGAACAATATCAAGCGGCTCTGCCATTCTACCTTTCCCAACCCATCCACATGCTAAATAGCCTGCCGTCGCATCAAGAAAATGATAGCCAAAGTCTTGAAGCTTCTCCATATTACTTTGAACAGCAGGATGATTATACATATTAATGTTCATAGCTGGTGCGATAAAAACAGGAGCTGTGGTAGCAAGCATGGTTGTTGTGACCATATCATCTGCAAGTCCATGTGCTAATTTTGCCAAAACATTTGCCGTAGCTGGTGCAATGACACACGCATCAGCCCAGTCTGCAATATCAATATGCGCGATACGCTCCGGATTCGGTTCGGTAAATGTATCAATATAAACAGGATTTCTTGATAACGCTTGAAATGTAAGAGGTTGGACAAACTCCTGTGCCGAATTTGTCATCATCACTTTAACCTCTGCACCTGCTTGTACCAATTTGCTTGTTAGGTCACAGGCTTTATACGATGCAATACCACCTGTTACACCAAGTACGATTTTTTTGCCCTCTAACATATTCCCCGCCTCTTTCTTCTATAGTTCCTCCATCATATAAGAAAACAACCTATTTCCGCAAAAATAGGTTGTTTGGTCTTTTATTCAACAGTGTCTTCTGGTTGTAGACGTTCAAACGTAAGCTTGTCTGAAACGATTTCTTCAAGCGCCATGCCTACTGACTTATATGATTTTGGCTTATCAACTAACGGACCACGACGAGCATCCTCACTAATTTCACGTGCGCGTCTTGATGAAACCGTTACTAACGTATACTTTGAATCTAATTTCTCCATAAGGGAATCAATTGATGGATATAACATTTATTCAACCTCCACAAGTTCTTTGTATTTTTCAATTAAACGTACACGTTTGCAGTGTTCCGCTGTGACGATTGACTTAATTCGGCTAACCGCATGCTCAACCGCATCATTTTCAACCACGTAATCGTACATCTTCATTAAATCAATCTCTTCTTTTGCAACCGTCATTCGTTGATCAATGACTTCAGCTGTTTCTGTTCCGCGTCCAACAATACGATTTCTAAGCTCAGCTAAGCTTGGAGGCATCAAGAAAATGAACACACCTTCAGGGAAGCTTTCCCTTACTTTCATAGCACCTTGTACTTCAATTTCTAAAATAATGTCCTGACCTTTATCTAATGTTTCGCGCACATAATCAACTGGTGTTCCGTAAAAGTTGCCTACATATTCTGCCCATTCAAGCAGTTTATCCTCGGCGATCATGGTTTTAAACTCGTCATGGCTCTTGAAGAAATAGTTCACTCCATCTACTTCACCAGCTCTTGGGTTACGAGTGGTCGCTGAAACAGAATATTGAATGTCTGTTTCCTCTTGTCTTAATGCTCCGCAAACCGTGCCTTTTCCTACTCCCGCGGGGCCTGATAACACAATCAGTAGGCCTTTCTCTTTTTTCATGTGAACCGTACCTCCATTTTAAACTGTTAGCTTACGAATCCTCGGAATTCTCATCTTTTACTGTTAGCCTTTGTGCGACTGTTTCTGGCTGAACAGCACTTAAGATTACATGGTCACTGTCCGCTACAATCACCGCTCTTGTTCTACGACCATAGGTTGCATCAATCAGCATATTACGGTCTCGCGCGTCTTGTATAATTCGTTTTATTGGTGCAGATTCCGGGCTCACAATAGAGATAATCCGGTTCGCTGAAACAATGTTGCCAAATCCTATATTAATTAATTGAATACTCAAAGTGGCA comes from the Alkalihalobacillus sp. FSL W8-0930 genome and includes:
- the coaBC gene encoding bifunctional phosphopantothenoylcysteine decarboxylase/phosphopantothenate--cysteine ligase CoaBC, with the protein product MLEGKKIVLGVTGGIASYKACDLTSKLVQAGAEVKVMMTNSAQEFVQPLTFQALSRNPVYIDTFTEPNPERIAHIDIADWADACVIAPATANVLAKLAHGLADDMVTTTMLATTAPVFIAPAMNINMYNHPAVQSNMEKLQDFGYHFLDATAGYLACGWVGKGRMAEPLDIVQSLKAFFVEKDSYWSGKKVLITAGPTQEQLDPVRYFTNYSSGKMGYAIAETAMEQGADVTLVSGPTSLEPIVGVNLIKVNSAEEMFQVTTKAFKTADVTIKSAAVADYTPSITYEQKHKKKEEQWVIELEPTTDILKTLGSTKTSDQLLIGFAAESENVEHYAKEKLAKKNLDLIVANDISAEGAGFNGDTNIISIYDRLGGEQAYPIGSKKQMAQHILSAIKEFAKEPHNE
- the rpoZ gene encoding DNA-directed RNA polymerase subunit omega produces the protein MLYPSIDSLMEKLDSKYTLVTVSSRRAREISEDARRGPLVDKPKSYKSVGMALEEIVSDKLTFERLQPEDTVE
- a CDS encoding DUF370 domain-containing protein gives rise to the protein MSIQLINIGFGNIVSANRIISIVSPESAPIKRIIQDARDRNMLIDATYGRRTRAVIVADSDHVILSAVQPETVAQRLTVKDENSEDS
- the gmk gene encoding guanylate kinase; this translates as MKKEKGLLIVLSGPAGVGKGTVCGALRQEETDIQYSVSATTRNPRAGEVDGVNYFFKSHDEFKTMIAEDKLLEWAEYVGNFYGTPVDYVRETLDKGQDIILEIEVQGAMKVRESFPEGVFIFLMPPSLAELRNRIVGRGTETAEVIDQRMTVAKEEIDLMKMYDYVVENDAVEHAVSRIKSIVTAEHCKRVRLIEKYKELVEVE